From the genome of Aspergillus fumigatus Af293 chromosome 1, whole genome shotgun sequence, one region includes:
- a CDS encoding SPFH domain-containing protein: protein MEVASRQSSRLLRSSIRGSNRVALQNPCLSSPRIISSNTLSAIQRRNVSSTSRRTAPESSLLGFGPGSVPGGAPATYFSSRSALPMNTVIRFVPQQTAWIVERMGKFHRILEPGLAILIPFIDRIAYVKSLKESAIEIPSQNAITADNVTLELDGVLYTRVFDAYKASYGVEDAEYAISQLAQTTMRSEIGQLTLDHVLKERATLNTNITQAINEAAQDWGVVCLRYEIRDIHAPEGVVAAMHRQVTAERSKRAEILESEGQRQSAINIAEGRKQSVILASEALRSERINRASGEAEAIMLKAQATARGIEVVAKAIAEGSENAHSAVSLSVAEKYVEAFSNLAREGTAVVVPGNVGDLGGMIANAMAVYGKVNESQARSIAAKALGVQEPTQIEHSQQQKAEKNTSEPEGQAASETDKAGSVADSVLEGFDQASQQRR from the exons ATGGAAGTGGCGTCCAGGCAGTCATCGAGACTGCTTCGGTCCTCCATTCGCGGTTCTAACCGCGTGGCCCTCCAGAACCCTTGTCTTTCTAGCCCTCGCATCATATCTTCCAACACCCTGAGTGCCATTCAACGGCGGAATgtctcctcaacatctcGACGGACTGCGCCAGAATCGTCACTGCTAGGCTTCGGACCCGGTTCGGTGCCCGGCGGTGCACCCGCGACATACTTCTCAAGTCGCTCCGCGCTTCCCATGAACACTGTTATTCGATTCGTCCCTCAGCAGACTGCATGGATCGTTGAGCGGATGGGCAAGTTCCATCGAATCTTAGAGCCTGGATTGGCAATCCTAATCCCCTTTATCGATCGGATCGCGTACGTTAAGAGCTTGAAGGAGTCTGCTATTGAGATACCGAGTCAGAATGCCATTACCGCGGATAATGTTACGTTGGAGTTGGATGGTGTGCTATACACGAGGGTATTTGATGCCTACAAGGCAAG TTACGGCGTTGAGGATGCTGAATATGCCATTTCCCAACTAGCACAGACAACTATGCGCTCGGAGATTGGTCAGCTCACGCTAGACCACGTTTTGAAGGAGCGTGCCACGTTAAATACCAATATTACGCAGGCTATCAACGAGGCAGCTCAGGACTGGGGTGTGGTCTGTCTACGTTATGAGATTCGGGATATTCATGCTCCGGAAGGTGTTGTTGCAGCGATGCATCGTCAGGTGACGGCAGAGCGGTCAAAGCGTGCGGAGATCCTCGAATCTGAGGGTCAGCGACAGAGTGCGATCAACATCGCGGAGGGTCGGAAGCAGTCCGTAATTCTTGCGTCTGAGGCTCTGCGGTCTGAGCGGATTAACCGTGCTTCTGGTGAGGCAGAGGCGATTATGCTCAAGGCGCAAGCGACTGCCAGAGGTATTGAGGTCGTTGCTAAGGCCATTGCAGAAGGCAGTGAGAACGCGCACAGTGCCGTCAGCCTCAGTGTCGCAGAAAAGTACGTCGAGGCATTCTCAAATCTTGCGCGTGAAGGAACTGCTGTCGTTGTTCCTGGTAATGTTGGCGATCTTGGTGGAATGATTGCGAACGCCATGGCCGTCTATGGCAAGGTCAACGAGAGCCAGGCGCGCTCCATTGCCGCAAAGGCCCTTGGAGTGCAGGAGCCTACTCAGATTGAGCACTCACAACAACAAAAGGCAGAAAAGAACACTTCCGAGCCGGAGGGTCAGGCTGCGTCTGAGACTGACAAGGCCGGGAGTGTCGCCGATAGTGTCTTGGAAGGATTTGACCAAGCCAGCCAACAGAGAAGATAG